In one Bombyx mori chromosome 22, ASM3026992v2 genomic region, the following are encoded:
- the LOC101739117 gene encoding uncharacterized protein LOC101739117 has product MLVKKTRNVIFLLLSRMMTMYAATLQLQSIQPLLQTQSSLQQQLLALQQLQLIQKLNALQAPKLTQSRPLLILLPKMHANTENLYKNLEKVNIQEDHVKKSTFEDGDTDSIVIDAEQQTENGQKAILLIPNDPRFSIGGFISSIPFLPIEINVPDSISWVYNGISSIISGIGQRFRPQNTDEMEDMGQGGQDLRVNLPHIRQVMPIIVMPMGQALQL; this is encoded by the exons ATGTTGGTAAAAAAAACGAgaaacgttatttttttattgttatcacgAATGATGACGATGTATGCGGCCACGCTGCAACTGCAATCGATTCAGCCGCTGCTACAAACACAGTCCTCTTTGCAACAGCAGTTACTGGCTTTGCAACAGCTCCAGTTGATCCAGAAATTGAATGCTTTGCAAGCGCCGAAATT AACGCAATCTCGTCCGCTACTTATCTTACTACCGAAGATGCACGCGAATACAGAAAACCTTTACAAAAACCTAGAAAAGGTTAACATACAAGAAGATCACGTCAAAAAATCAACCTTCGAAGACGGAGACACAGATTCTATAGTCATTGACGCAGAACAACAAACAGAAAATGGACAGAAAGCAATATTATTGATTCCTAACGACCCTAGATTTTCTATCGGTGGTTTCATTTCCAGTATACCGTTTCTTCCTATAGAAATCAATGTTCCCGATTCTATATCTTGGGTGTACAATGGTATATCTAGTATAATATCGGGGATAGGTCAAAGATTTCGACCTCAAAATACTGATGAAATGGAAGATATGGGTCAAGGGGGACAGGatttgagagttaatttacCTCACATTAGACAGGTTATGCCTATTATTGTTATGCCTATGGGACAAGCTTTGCAATTGTGA